The proteins below come from a single Plantactinospora sp. KBS50 genomic window:
- the pstS gene encoding phosphate ABC transporter substrate-binding protein PstS, whose amino-acid sequence MKLQRHGTIACLAMTAVLALSACGSDNEADGTPAASGSAAGDCATGTINAQGSSAQKNAMAEWIKAYQQKCAGLTINYEPSGSGAGIQAFISGTADFAGSDSALKPEEKPQADARCSGGEAVDLPMVTGPIAVTYNLPGVDSLQLTPATIAQIFAGKVTKWDDAAIKADNPDAKLPSATIQTVHRSDESGTTDNFTNFLSKTAPSDWTFDKSKVWKAPGGTGQAKSDGVTNFVKNTPNSITYTELSYAENAGLPMAKIQNGAGEFAELTADSAGKAVAGAQVAGQGDDLALSIDYSTKEAGAYPLILVTYEIVCTKGLASDKLKAIKGFLTYTSSTEGQQVLTDLGYAPLPDSVRTKVADVVSKLS is encoded by the coding sequence GTGAAGCTCCAGCGGCACGGCACCATCGCCTGCCTCGCTATGACCGCCGTCCTCGCGCTCAGCGCCTGCGGCTCGGACAACGAGGCAGACGGGACGCCCGCTGCCTCCGGCTCCGCCGCGGGTGACTGCGCCACCGGCACGATCAACGCCCAGGGCTCCTCGGCGCAGAAGAACGCGATGGCCGAGTGGATCAAGGCGTACCAGCAGAAGTGCGCCGGGCTGACCATCAACTACGAGCCCTCCGGTTCCGGCGCCGGCATCCAGGCGTTCATCTCCGGCACGGCCGACTTCGCCGGCTCGGACTCCGCGCTCAAGCCGGAGGAGAAGCCGCAGGCCGACGCCCGCTGCTCCGGCGGCGAGGCGGTCGACCTGCCGATGGTGACCGGCCCGATCGCGGTCACCTACAACCTGCCGGGCGTGGACAGCCTCCAGCTCACGCCGGCCACGATCGCCCAGATCTTCGCCGGCAAGGTGACCAAGTGGGACGACGCAGCGATCAAGGCGGACAACCCGGACGCCAAGCTGCCGTCGGCGACCATCCAGACGGTCCACCGCAGTGACGAATCCGGCACCACCGACAACTTCACCAACTTCCTCAGCAAGACCGCCCCGTCGGACTGGACCTTCGACAAGTCCAAGGTCTGGAAGGCGCCGGGCGGCACCGGTCAGGCCAAGTCCGACGGCGTGACCAACTTCGTCAAGAACACCCCGAACTCGATCACCTACACCGAGCTGTCGTACGCCGAGAACGCCGGCCTCCCGATGGCCAAGATCCAGAACGGCGCCGGTGAGTTCGCTGAGCTGACCGCGGACAGCGCCGGCAAGGCCGTGGCGGGCGCCCAGGTCGCCGGCCAGGGCGACGACCTCGCGCTGTCGATCGACTACAGCACCAAGGAGGCCGGCGCCTACCCGCTGATCCTGGTCACCTACGAGATCGTCTGCACCAAGGGCCTGGCCTCGGACAAGCTCAAGGCGATCAAGGGCTTCCTCACCTACACCTCCAGCACCGAAGGCCAGCAGGTGCTGACCGACCTCGGTTACGCCCCGCTGCCGGACTCGGTCCGGACCAAGGTGGCGGACGTCGTCAGCAAGCTGTCCTGA
- the pstC gene encoding phosphate ABC transporter permease subunit PstC codes for MADIPRSADASTGGPSVTYGRGRPAGSARTAEFPGTGTSPAPFGNGTDGDPDGDGAPGGGGALPQRRRFGMETTFRLLSMAAGGMVLVIIVAIAAFLIARAIPALRADTENFFTFQGWDPNAAEPKFGIGALAFGTLLSSLLALVIAVPVALGIALFLSHYAPRRLATPLGFLIDLLAAVPSVVFGLWGRDYFVQPVTDLSVWLNRYFGWLPIFGGEGPFGRSVLLGSLVLAIMVLPIVTSLSREVFRQTPTANEEAALALGATRWEMIRTAVLPYGRPGVIGAVMLGLGRALGETIALALTLSFAYNISFNLIENGGNSIAANIAVKFGEAGDVGRGALIASGLVLFSITLVVNMTARAIIYRRREFTETAA; via the coding sequence ATGGCTGACATCCCCCGCTCGGCCGACGCCAGCACCGGCGGGCCGTCCGTGACCTATGGTCGCGGCCGGCCCGCCGGTTCGGCGCGTACGGCCGAATTTCCCGGAACCGGGACGAGTCCCGCGCCGTTCGGGAACGGCACCGACGGCGACCCGGATGGCGACGGCGCCCCCGGCGGTGGTGGCGCACTCCCCCAACGGCGCAGGTTCGGCATGGAGACGACGTTCCGGCTGCTGAGCATGGCGGCCGGTGGCATGGTGCTGGTCATCATCGTGGCCATCGCGGCCTTCCTGATCGCCCGGGCGATCCCGGCGCTGCGGGCCGACACGGAGAACTTCTTCACCTTCCAGGGCTGGGACCCGAACGCCGCGGAGCCGAAGTTCGGCATCGGCGCGCTCGCCTTCGGCACCCTGCTCTCCTCGCTGCTCGCCCTGGTCATCGCGGTGCCGGTGGCCCTGGGCATCGCGCTGTTCCTCAGCCACTACGCCCCGCGCCGGCTCGCCACCCCGCTCGGCTTCCTGATCGACCTGCTGGCCGCCGTGCCCAGTGTCGTGTTCGGACTGTGGGGGCGGGACTACTTCGTCCAGCCGGTCACCGACCTGTCGGTGTGGCTGAACAGGTACTTCGGCTGGCTCCCGATCTTCGGCGGCGAGGGGCCGTTCGGCCGTTCGGTGCTGCTCGGCTCGCTGGTGCTGGCCATCATGGTGCTCCCGATCGTGACCTCGCTGTCCCGGGAGGTGTTCCGGCAGACCCCCACGGCGAACGAGGAGGCCGCGCTCGCCCTCGGCGCGACCCGCTGGGAGATGATCCGCACCGCCGTGCTGCCGTACGGCCGGCCCGGCGTGATCGGCGCGGTCATGCTCGGCCTCGGCCGGGCGCTCGGCGAGACCATCGCGCTCGCGCTGACGCTCAGCTTCGCCTACAACATCTCGTTCAACCTCATCGAGAACGGCGGGAACTCGATCGCGGCCAACATCGCCGTCAAGTTCGGTGAGGCCGGCGACGTCGGCCGGGGCGCGCTGATCGCCTCCGGCCTGGTGCTGTTCTCGATCACGCTGGTGGTGAACATGACCGCCCGCGCCATCATCTACCGCCGCCGCGAGTTCACGGAGACCGCCGCATGA
- the pstA gene encoding phosphate ABC transporter permease PstA yields MTTISPPATGPDRSTDLRTRSLPALAVLGIAAAALAVAAALVYGTGIGGSTLVLVLALVLHLVGTYAASSTVEGPRKARNRTWTTLIYSAFVLAALPLVSVAWTLLHKGLNRFDLNFFQTSMNNIGPRDANGGAYHAIVGTLEQVGIAALITVPLGLLCAIYLVEYGRGRFAFAIRFFVDVMTGIPSIVAGLFVLAFWVLIVSPHLNGTGRPGYSGFAAALALSVLMLPLVVRSAEEMLRLVPAPLREGAYALGVPKWKTILRIVLPTALPGIVTGVMLAVARAAGETAPVLLVAGGTAAINFNVFENNQSSLSLFVYQQAGEASRYSPDRAWTAALTLVGLVLILTIAAKLLSRRNRLSR; encoded by the coding sequence ATGACCACGATCTCGCCGCCGGCGACCGGTCCGGACCGCTCCACCGACCTGCGTACCCGCAGCCTGCCGGCGCTGGCCGTGCTCGGCATCGCCGCGGCGGCCCTGGCCGTCGCGGCGGCGCTGGTGTACGGCACCGGCATCGGCGGATCCACCCTGGTCCTCGTGCTCGCCCTGGTGCTGCACCTGGTCGGGACGTACGCCGCCAGCAGCACCGTCGAAGGCCCGCGCAAGGCCCGCAACCGCACCTGGACCACGCTGATCTACAGCGCCTTCGTGCTGGCCGCGCTGCCGCTGGTCTCGGTGGCCTGGACCCTGCTGCACAAGGGACTCAACCGGTTCGACCTGAACTTCTTCCAGACCTCGATGAACAACATCGGGCCGCGGGACGCCAACGGCGGCGCCTACCACGCCATCGTCGGCACGCTGGAACAGGTCGGCATCGCCGCCCTGATCACCGTGCCGCTCGGCCTGCTCTGCGCCATCTACCTGGTGGAGTACGGCCGCGGCCGGTTCGCCTTCGCGATCCGGTTCTTCGTGGACGTGATGACCGGCATCCCGTCGATCGTCGCCGGCCTGTTCGTGCTGGCCTTCTGGGTGCTGATCGTGTCGCCGCACCTCAACGGCACCGGCCGGCCGGGCTACTCCGGCTTCGCCGCCGCGCTGGCGCTGAGCGTGCTGATGCTGCCGCTGGTGGTCCGCTCCGCCGAGGAGATGCTCCGGCTCGTCCCGGCGCCGCTGCGCGAGGGGGCGTACGCGCTCGGCGTACCGAAGTGGAAGACCATCCTGCGGATCGTGCTGCCCACGGCGCTGCCCGGCATCGTCACCGGCGTGATGCTGGCGGTCGCCCGGGCGGCCGGCGAGACCGCGCCGGTCCTGCTGGTCGCCGGCGGGACGGCGGCGATCAACTTCAACGTCTTCGAGAACAACCAGTCGTCCCTGTCCCTGTTCGTCTACCAGCAGGCGGGCGAGGCGTCCAGGTACTCGCCCGACCGGGCCTGGACGGCGGCGCTGACCCTGGTCGGTCTCGTCCTGATCCTGACGATCGCGGCGAAGCTGCTGTCCCGTCGCAACCGGCTGAGCCGATGA
- a CDS encoding polysaccharide deacetylase family protein yields the protein MRSFPALRLFTLIALIVAGVLGAVYAIGRTVGTGSSGPADRPVAGSAVSPSASPSGAPSGSASAEPPEVRSDDRPPLPPQDNGAAGSRWTTGTAQVALTFDDGPDPTWTPQVLALLRTYHIKATFCMIGQNAAAHPDLVRAVAAEGHTLCNHSWSHDLLLGGYTPAAIRADLARTNAAITAAVPDVPVKYFRQPGGNWTSTEVQVARDLGMTSLGWGVDPRDWSRPGSSAVVRTVVGGTEQGSVVLMHDGGGDRQQTVTALMTILPTLNQRFDLAALPTSYQAQVYAAAASSASPGATASVAPALEQATPRPDPVTPAPVVDDPEQAADPSTGDGSDDDHQPDDDGRESDATG from the coding sequence ATGAGGTCATTCCCGGCGCTGCGGCTGTTCACCCTGATCGCGCTGATCGTCGCCGGGGTGCTGGGGGCCGTCTATGCCATCGGTCGGACCGTCGGCACCGGCAGTTCCGGGCCGGCCGACCGGCCGGTCGCCGGGTCCGCCGTGTCACCCTCCGCGTCGCCGTCCGGGGCGCCCTCCGGATCCGCCTCGGCCGAGCCGCCCGAGGTCCGGTCCGACGACCGGCCACCGCTGCCGCCGCAGGACAACGGCGCGGCCGGCAGCCGTTGGACCACCGGCACCGCCCAGGTGGCGCTCACCTTCGACGACGGCCCCGACCCGACCTGGACCCCACAGGTCCTGGCGCTGCTGCGGACGTACCACATCAAGGCCACGTTCTGCATGATCGGCCAGAACGCGGCGGCCCATCCCGACCTCGTCCGGGCGGTCGCGGCCGAGGGGCACACGCTGTGCAACCACTCCTGGAGCCACGACCTGCTGCTCGGCGGGTACACCCCGGCGGCCATCCGGGCCGACCTCGCCCGGACCAACGCGGCGATCACCGCGGCCGTGCCCGACGTACCGGTCAAGTACTTCCGCCAGCCGGGCGGCAACTGGACCAGCACCGAGGTCCAGGTGGCCCGCGACCTGGGGATGACCTCGCTGGGCTGGGGGGTCGACCCGCGCGACTGGTCCCGGCCCGGATCGTCGGCCGTGGTCCGCACCGTGGTGGGCGGCACCGAGCAGGGCTCGGTGGTGCTGATGCACGACGGCGGCGGCGACCGCCAGCAGACCGTGACCGCGCTCATGACCATCCTGCCGACCCTGAACCAACGCTTCGACCTCGCCGCGCTGCCGACGTCCTACCAGGCGCAGGTGTACGCCGCGGCCGCGAGCAGCGCCTCGCCCGGCGCGACCGCCAGCGTGGCGCCGGCGCTGGAGCAGGCCACGCCGCGACCGGACCCGGTCACCCCGGCTCCGGTGGTGGACGACCCGGAGCAGGCCGCGGACCCATCGACCGGCGACGGATCCGACGACGACCATCAACCGGACGACGATGGTCGGGAGTCGGACGCAACCGGCTGA
- the pstB gene encoding phosphate ABC transporter ATP-binding protein PstB, with the protein MAKRVEASNVTAYYGSFKAIENITLTVEPKSVTALIGPSGCGKSTFLRSINRMHEVLPGARVEGRLTIDEQNIYDRDIDVTAVRRTIGMVFQRPNPFPTMSIFDNVVAGLKLNGVRRKSVLADAAERALRSANLWDEVKDRLDKPGAGLSGGQQQRLCIARTIAVEPQVVLMDEPCSALDPISTLAIEDLMFKLKDEFTIIIVTHNMQQAARVSDRTAFFSIDRTGDPGRLIEYDNTQRIFSNPSQKKTEDYITGRFG; encoded by the coding sequence ATGGCCAAGCGAGTCGAAGCCTCGAACGTCACCGCCTACTACGGATCGTTCAAGGCCATCGAGAACATCACCCTGACCGTCGAGCCGAAGAGCGTGACCGCGCTGATCGGCCCCTCCGGCTGCGGCAAGTCGACGTTCCTGCGTTCGATCAACCGGATGCACGAGGTGCTGCCCGGCGCGCGGGTCGAGGGCCGGCTGACCATCGACGAGCAGAACATCTACGACCGGGACATCGACGTGACCGCGGTACGCCGGACCATCGGCATGGTCTTCCAGCGGCCCAACCCGTTCCCCACCATGTCGATCTTCGACAACGTGGTCGCCGGGCTCAAGCTCAACGGCGTACGCCGCAAGTCGGTGCTCGCCGACGCGGCCGAGCGGGCGCTGCGCTCGGCGAACCTGTGGGACGAGGTGAAGGACCGGCTGGACAAGCCGGGCGCCGGGCTCTCCGGCGGTCAGCAGCAGCGGCTCTGCATCGCCCGGACCATCGCGGTCGAGCCGCAGGTCGTGCTGATGGACGAGCCCTGCTCGGCGCTCGACCCGATCTCCACGCTGGCGATCGAGGACCTGATGTTCAAGCTCAAGGACGAGTTCACGATCATCATCGTCACGCACAACATGCAGCAGGCGGCCCGGGTCTCCGACCGCACGGCCTTCTTCTCGATCGACCGTACCGGCGATCCGGGCCGGCTGATCGAGTACGACAACACGCAGCGGATCTTCAGCAACCCGAGCCAGAAGAAGACCGAGGACTACATCACCGGCCGCTTCGGCTGA
- a CDS encoding GNAT family N-acetyltransferase, with the protein MHEQPSWPAGYTGRAATHEDVPAIHRLVAECERALYGRVETDPDVIAAELARPGLDPARDTMLGYGPSGELAARAWVNRRSAVDVHPDHRGRGLGGALLDWTERCARHSGTPRLVQTVPGADQAANALIRSRGFAPKVTAWLLAIELAEEPQLPEPPAGITVRPFAPGDGVAVHHMVEDAFDEWQQRRKPYGEWVRLTIDRARFVPAMSPVAFAGDELVGAVLSLDDPAAGMGYVERVAVRRDHRDRGIARLLLRYAFRGFHQAGRRGCTLWTHSDTRALGLYERVGMSVRRSSTVYQKELSAL; encoded by the coding sequence ATGCACGAGCAGCCTTCCTGGCCCGCCGGGTACACCGGCCGGGCCGCCACCCACGAGGACGTCCCCGCCATTCACCGCTTGGTTGCGGAGTGTGAGCGCGCCCTGTACGGGCGGGTGGAGACCGATCCCGATGTGATCGCCGCCGAGTTGGCCCGGCCGGGGCTGGACCCGGCCCGCGACACGATGCTCGGCTACGGCCCGTCCGGCGAGCTGGCCGCCCGGGCCTGGGTGAACCGGCGTTCCGCGGTGGATGTCCATCCGGACCACCGCGGGCGCGGCCTGGGCGGCGCCCTGCTGGACTGGACCGAGCGGTGCGCGCGGCACTCCGGTACGCCCCGGCTGGTGCAGACCGTCCCGGGCGCCGATCAGGCGGCGAACGCGCTGATCCGGTCCCGCGGGTTCGCGCCCAAGGTCACCGCCTGGCTGCTGGCGATCGAGCTGGCCGAGGAACCGCAGCTTCCCGAGCCGCCGGCCGGGATCACGGTCCGCCCGTTCGCGCCGGGTGACGGGGTGGCCGTGCACCACATGGTCGAGGACGCGTTCGACGAGTGGCAGCAGCGGCGCAAGCCGTACGGCGAATGGGTCCGGCTGACCATCGACCGCGCGCGGTTCGTGCCGGCGATGTCGCCGGTGGCGTTCGCCGGCGACGAGCTGGTCGGCGCCGTGCTGTCGCTGGATGATCCCGCGGCGGGGATGGGGTACGTCGAGCGGGTCGCCGTGCGGCGCGACCACCGCGACCGCGGCATCGCCCGACTGCTGCTGCGGTACGCGTTCCGCGGCTTCCACCAGGCCGGCCGGCGGGGCTGCACGCTGTGGACCCACTCGGACACCCGGGCGCTGGGGCTGTACGAGCGGGTCGGGATGAGCGTCCGGCGCAGTTCCACGGTCTACCAGAAGGAGCTTTCCGCGCTCTGA
- a CDS encoding response regulator transcription factor, translated as MTVQILLLVTALPGDPSAVLPALDLLPHSVRTAPRDVRTLVAGPSPDAVLVDARCDLSDARATCRMLHATGLGVPLIAVVTEAGLIAVNADWGVDDVVLAGAGPAEVEARLRLAIGRMSAAAAATTGLVRAGELTIDPDTYAARLKGRPLDLTYKEFELLRFLAQHPGRVFTRDQLLREVWGYDYFGGTRTVDVHVRRLRAKLGSEYESMIGTVRQVGYKFVVPPGRALPESEPVPETVSV; from the coding sequence GTGACAGTGCAGATCCTGCTGCTGGTGACCGCGCTGCCCGGCGATCCATCCGCCGTGCTGCCCGCGCTCGACCTACTACCCCACTCGGTGCGTACCGCACCCCGCGACGTTCGCACCCTCGTCGCCGGACCCAGCCCGGACGCCGTGCTGGTGGACGCCCGCTGCGATCTCAGCGACGCCCGCGCCACCTGCCGGATGTTGCACGCCACCGGACTCGGCGTGCCGCTGATCGCGGTGGTGACCGAGGCCGGTCTCATCGCGGTGAACGCGGACTGGGGAGTCGACGACGTGGTTCTTGCCGGCGCCGGTCCGGCCGAGGTCGAGGCGCGGCTGCGCCTGGCGATCGGCCGGATGAGCGCCGCTGCGGCCGCCACGACCGGCCTGGTCCGGGCCGGCGAGTTGACGATCGATCCGGACACGTACGCCGCCCGGCTCAAGGGCCGGCCGCTCGACCTCACGTACAAGGAGTTCGAGCTGCTCCGCTTCCTCGCCCAGCACCCGGGCCGGGTCTTCACCCGGGACCAGCTGCTGCGTGAGGTCTGGGGGTACGACTACTTCGGTGGCACCCGGACCGTGGACGTGCACGTGCGGCGGCTACGGGCAAAGCTCGGCTCGGAGTACGAGTCGATGATCGGGACGGTCCGCCAGGTCGGCTACAAGTTCGTGGTGCCGCCCGGTCGGGCGCTGCCGGAGAGTGAGCCGGTACCGGAGACCGTGTCCGTCTGA
- a CDS encoding NUDIX hydrolase, producing the protein MTYEEPGFPVPDSLAEHARRFAAEGGPPATPRVAATVLLLRPATGSGYEVYVIRRLAAMTFGGVYAFPGGGVDPSDSRVHLDWAGPDPADWARRLRLAPEPAQAVVCAAAREVFEEAGVLLASPRPGAGQGAVPGAVPGDVPGDVPGDVSGARWEADRADLVAHRTGFADLLRARGMMIRSDLLLPWSRWITPEFEPRRFDTYFFLALLPAGQRTRDVSGEADHTMWIEPREALARAQRGDLAMLPPTLVTLGEVAAHPDLDAVVAAAARRDPATPVTPRLGTAADGTPRLLLR; encoded by the coding sequence GTGACGTACGAGGAGCCCGGCTTCCCGGTGCCCGACTCGCTGGCCGAGCACGCCCGCCGGTTCGCCGCCGAGGGCGGCCCGCCGGCGACCCCGCGGGTGGCGGCCACCGTCCTGCTGCTGCGGCCCGCGACCGGTTCCGGGTACGAGGTGTACGTCATCCGCCGGCTGGCCGCGATGACCTTCGGCGGCGTGTACGCGTTCCCGGGCGGCGGGGTGGACCCGTCCGACTCGCGGGTGCACCTGGACTGGGCCGGCCCCGATCCGGCCGACTGGGCGCGGCGGCTGCGGCTGGCGCCCGAACCGGCCCAGGCGGTCGTCTGCGCGGCGGCCCGCGAGGTGTTCGAGGAGGCCGGCGTGCTGCTGGCCAGCCCGCGCCCGGGCGCCGGGCAGGGCGCCGTGCCGGGCGCCGTGCCGGGTGACGTGCCGGGCGACGTGCCGGGCGACGTGAGCGGCGCGCGCTGGGAGGCCGACCGGGCCGACCTGGTGGCCCACCGGACCGGCTTCGCCGACCTGCTCCGGGCGCGCGGCATGATGATCCGTTCCGACCTGCTGCTGCCCTGGTCCCGGTGGATCACCCCGGAGTTCGAGCCGCGCCGCTTCGACACGTACTTCTTCCTGGCCCTGCTGCCGGCCGGGCAGCGGACCCGGGACGTGAGCGGGGAGGCCGACCACACCATGTGGATCGAGCCGCGGGAGGCGCTGGCCCGGGCGCAGCGGGGCGATCTGGCGATGCTGCCGCCGACCCTGGTCACCCTCGGTGAGGTGGCCGCGCACCCGGACCTGGACGCGGTGGTGGCGGCGGCCGCCCGACGGGACCCGGCCACGCCGGTCACCCCGCGCCTCGGCACGGCCGCCGACGGCACCCCCCGACTGCTGCTGCGATAG
- the mshD gene encoding mycothiol synthase: protein MRGGSPDDVRMISTAALDPEDVRLVLALADAAGASDGVPPLSEQVLLDLRNGGPAGTRHLIARSARDTVAGYAHLDLAGGRDAFAAELVVHPMQRRRGIGRALVDAVLGAARAAGPDGTADTADTAGTTGTTDPSGPDGVTGTTGGLDIWAHGDHPSAAALGLDLGFRRERVLWQLRYRMTGPLTEPALPDGVILRPFVPGSDEAAWLAVNARAFASHPEQGRWTAADLAARMAEPWFDPAGFLLAVAESDGRLLGFHWTKVHPPAIDRGEPLGEVYVLGVDPDTHGLGLGRALTLAGLRHLRSRGLHRIMLYVDESNTPAMGLYARLGFGRWAGHVTYRIALDGRPDQG, encoded by the coding sequence ATCAGAGGTGGCTCGCCCGACGACGTCCGGATGATCAGTACGGCTGCCCTCGACCCCGAGGACGTACGGCTGGTGCTCGCTCTCGCGGACGCCGCCGGCGCGAGCGACGGCGTGCCGCCGCTGTCCGAGCAGGTCCTGCTGGACCTGCGCAACGGCGGACCGGCCGGCACGAGGCACCTGATCGCCCGCTCCGCCCGGGACACCGTGGCCGGCTACGCGCACCTGGACCTGGCCGGCGGGCGGGACGCGTTCGCCGCCGAACTCGTCGTACATCCGATGCAGCGGCGCCGCGGGATCGGCCGGGCACTGGTCGACGCCGTCCTGGGTGCCGCCCGCGCCGCCGGCCCTGACGGCACGGCCGACACCGCCGACACCGCCGGCACCACCGGCACCACCGACCCGAGCGGCCCTGACGGTGTGACCGGTACGACCGGCGGCCTCGACATCTGGGCGCACGGCGACCATCCGTCGGCCGCCGCGCTCGGCCTCGACCTGGGCTTCCGGCGCGAACGGGTGCTGTGGCAGCTGCGCTACCGGATGACCGGTCCGCTGACCGAGCCGGCCCTGCCGGACGGGGTGATCCTGCGCCCGTTCGTCCCGGGATCCGACGAGGCCGCCTGGCTGGCCGTGAACGCCCGCGCCTTCGCCAGCCACCCGGAACAGGGCCGCTGGACCGCTGCGGATCTCGCGGCCCGGATGGCCGAACCGTGGTTCGACCCGGCCGGCTTCCTGCTCGCCGTCGCCGAGTCGGACGGCCGGCTGCTCGGGTTCCACTGGACCAAGGTGCACCCGCCGGCGATCGACCGGGGCGAGCCGCTCGGCGAGGTGTACGTGCTGGGCGTCGACCCGGACACCCACGGCCTCGGGCTGGGTCGCGCGCTGACCCTGGCCGGCCTGCGGCACCTGCGCTCCCGCGGGCTGCACCGGATCATGCTGTACGTCGACGAGTCGAACACCCCGGCCATGGGCCTCTACGCCCGGCTGGGCTTCGGCCGCTGGGCGGGCCACGTCACCTACCGGATCGCGCTGGACGGGCGGCCCGACCAGGGCTGA
- a CDS encoding Gfo/Idh/MocA family protein encodes MTRWGILSTGGIAEQFVSDLRLLPDAEVLAVGSRTSQAARAFADRHGIPRAYGSWADLAADEDIDAVYVATPHSGHYDATMTCLTAGRAVLCEKPFTLDAATSEELVRTARDRGVFLMEAMWMRCNPDLLRMVDLIADGAIGSLTTVHADFGVGGPFPPEHRMRARALGGGALLDLGVYPVSLAHLLLGLPDQIRAWARLSDEGVDENTGVLLGYDSGALAALTCGITGETGVGATITGGAGRIELPGPFFRPDRITLHRAGHEPEVIRTDMTGRGYQHEAAEVQRCLADGLIESPLVPHAATLEVMGLLDDIRAQIGVRYD; translated from the coding sequence ATGACTCGATGGGGCATCCTGTCCACCGGCGGCATCGCCGAGCAGTTCGTCTCCGACCTGCGGCTGCTGCCGGACGCCGAGGTCCTCGCCGTGGGATCGCGTACCTCGCAGGCGGCCCGGGCCTTCGCCGACCGGCACGGCATCCCGCGGGCCTACGGCTCCTGGGCGGACCTCGCCGCCGACGAGGACATCGACGCGGTGTACGTGGCGACGCCGCACTCGGGCCACTACGACGCCACGATGACCTGCCTCACCGCGGGCCGCGCGGTGCTCTGCGAGAAGCCCTTCACGCTGGACGCGGCCACCAGCGAGGAGCTGGTGCGTACCGCCCGGGACCGCGGCGTCTTCCTGATGGAGGCGATGTGGATGCGGTGCAACCCGGACCTGCTGCGGATGGTGGACCTGATCGCCGACGGCGCGATCGGGTCGCTCACCACCGTGCACGCCGACTTCGGTGTGGGCGGGCCGTTCCCGCCCGAGCACCGGATGCGGGCCCGCGCGCTGGGCGGTGGCGCGCTGCTGGACCTGGGCGTCTACCCGGTCAGCCTGGCCCACCTGCTGCTCGGCCTGCCGGACCAGATCCGGGCCTGGGCGCGACTGTCGGACGAGGGGGTGGACGAGAACACCGGCGTGCTGCTGGGCTACGACTCCGGCGCGCTGGCCGCGCTGACCTGTGGCATCACCGGCGAGACCGGGGTGGGCGCGACCATCACCGGCGGCGCGGGCCGGATCGAGCTGCCCGGCCCGTTCTTCCGGCCGGACCGGATCACCCTGCACCGCGCCGGCCACGAGCCGGAGGTGATCCGGACCGACATGACCGGCCGCGGCTACCAGCACGAGGCGGCCGAGGTGCAGCGTTGCCTGGCCGACGGGCTGATCGAGAGCCCGCTGGTGCCGCACGCCGCCACGCTTGAGGTGATGGGCCTGCTGGACGACATCCGGGCGCAGATCGGCGTCCGGTACGACTGA